The Streptomyces avermitilis MA-4680 = NBRC 14893 genome contains a region encoding:
- a CDS encoding iron-sulfur cluster assembly accessory protein has product MSVSDETTTVSDGIILSDAAAAKVKALLDQEGREDLALRVAVQPGGCSGLRYQLFFDERSLDGDVVKDFDGVKVVTDRMSAPYLGGASIDFVDTIEKQGFTIDNPNATGSCACGDSFS; this is encoded by the coding sequence ATGTCCGTATCGGACGAGACCACCACCGTGAGCGACGGCATCATCCTGTCCGACGCCGCCGCGGCCAAGGTCAAGGCCCTGCTCGACCAGGAAGGCCGCGAGGATCTGGCACTGCGCGTCGCCGTTCAGCCCGGCGGCTGCTCCGGCCTGCGCTACCAGCTCTTCTTCGACGAGCGTTCCCTCGACGGCGACGTCGTGAAGGACTTCGACGGTGTCAAGGTCGTCACCGACCGCATGAGTGCTCCGTACCTGGGCGGCGCCTCGATCGACTTCGTGGACACCATCGAGAAGCAGGGCTTCACGATCGACAACCCGAACGCGACGGGCTCCTGCGCCTGCGGCGACTCCTTCAGCTGA